One stretch of Zootoca vivipara chromosome 8, rZooViv1.1, whole genome shotgun sequence DNA includes these proteins:
- the KCNB2 gene encoding potassium voltage-gated channel subfamily B member 2, with product MSIPGALYPSALSHQILAIVSILFIVLSTIALSLNTLPELQVIDEFGQLNDNPQLAHVEAVCIAWFTMEYLLRFLSSPNKWKFFKGPLNVIDLLAILPYYVTIFLTESNKSVLQFQNVRRVVQIFRIMRILRILKLARHSTGLQSLGFTLRRSYNELGLLILFLAMGIMIFSSLVFFAEKDEDATKFTSIPASFWWATITMTTVGYGDIYPKTLLGKIVGGLCCIAGVLVIALPIPIIVNNFSEFYKEQKRQEKAIKRREALERAKRNGSIVSMNLKDAFARSMELIDVAVDSGKTEEAANSKETPDDNHLSPSRWKWARRTMSETSSNKSLENKYQEVSQQDTNEKLNNIVTASSPQHLSAQKLEMLYNEITKTQSQPNLNANYQGSSAKPPLYEEEIEMEEVVGQGEPSMSGPRDIVTDMRSISSIDSFASCATDFTETDRSPLPPYSGSHLQLRFPPDSVHLEDQRAKSSQFLSHTKDKMFAPRDIAFEYSPVDTAMDMDDAGSQSLLQGPLHFDSSMLSPKSSLKGSNPLKVRSLKVNFKENRGGAPQTPPSTARPLPVTTAADFMQSTPPQHISTILLEENSPHGDRPLLGADASIVCQSIPKKSSPSLFPKQKLFTFPSKERRSFTEMDTGEEDDFMEIPGMTRHDKEQDIKTNCYGEKHKDGNHLTEEPRVSSSSPKILGQNCTQDIYCVGGDVKGDNSQEGHKMENHLFPPEIHTNPGETGYCPTRETSM from the exons ATGTCCATTCCTGGGGCACTATATCCAAGTGCTCTGTCTCACCAG ATTTTGGCCATTGTGTCTATTTTGTTCATTGTACTGTCCACCATTGCTTTGTCACTCAACACTCTACCTGAGCTTCAAGTAATTGATGAATTTGGACAACTAAATGACAACCCCCAGCTAGCACATGTAGAAGCTGTGTGTATAGCTTGGTTCACTATGGAGTACCTTTTGCGTTTCCTGTCATCTCCAAACAAGTGGAAGTTCTTCAAAGGTCCATTAAATGTGATTGACTTGCTGGCCATTTTACCCTACTATGTCACCATTTTCCTCACAGAATCCAACAAAAGTGTGCTgcagttccaaaatgtccgccgTGTTGTTCAGATATTCCGTATTATGAGGATACTCAGGATCCTTAAACTTGCCAGACACTCGACAGGCCTTCAGTCTTTAGGATTCACACTCAGGAGGAGTTACAATGAATTGGgtttattgatattatttttagCAATGGGTATCATGATATTTTCCAGTCTTGTATTTTTTGCTGAGAAAGATGAAGATGCCACAAAGTTTACTAGTATCCCTGCATCATTTTGGTGGGCCACCATCACTATGACTACAGTAGGTTATGGTGATATATATCCTAAGACTTTACTAGGTAAAATTGTTGGAGGATTGTGTTGCATTGCCGGAGTGCTGGTAATTGCTCTACCTATTCCCATCATAGTAAACAATTTCTCTGAGTTTTATAAGGAGCAAAAACGGCAGGAGAAAGCCATTAAACGAAGGGAGGCACTTGAGCGAGCAAAAAGAAATGGAAGCATTGTCTCAATGAATCTAAAAGATGCCTTTGCCCGCAGCATGGAACTGATTGATGTAGCCGTGGATTCCGGTAAGACTGAGGAAGCAGCCAACTCCAAGGAAACCCCCGACGATAACCATTTATCTCCAAGCCGGTGGAAATGGGCCAGAAGGACAATGTCTGAAACAAGTTCTAATAAGTCCTTGGAGAATAAATATCAGGAAGTCAGTCAGCAAGATACCAACGAAAAGCTCAACAATATTGTCACAGCCTCCAGCCCCCAACACTTGAGTGCTCAGAAACTCGAAATGTTATACAATGAAATTACTAAAACTCAGTCTCAGCCTAATCTCAATGCCAACTACCAAGGCTCGTCAGCGAAACCTCCCTTATATGAGGAGGAAATTGAAATGGAAGAGGTTGTTGGGCAAGGAGAACCATCCATGTCAGGGCCCAGAGACATAGTGACGGACATGAGAAGCATTTCCAGCATTGATAGCTTTGCCAGCTGTGCTACCGATTTCACTGAGACAGATCGGTCTCCCTTGCCCCCATACTCTGGTTCTCACCTGCAGCTAAGGTTCCCACCTGACTCTGTCCATTTGGAAGACCAAAGAGCAAAGAGTTCTCAGTTTTTATCACACACCAAGGATAAAATGTTTGCCCCCAGAGACATCGCCTTTGAGTACTCCCCAGTTGATACAGCCATGGACATGGATGACGCTGGCTCCCAGTCTCTGCTTCAAGGCCCTTTGCACTTTGACAGCTCCATGTTAAGTCCCAAAAGTTCTCTCAAAGGAAGCAATCCATTAAAAGTAAGGTCCCTTAAGGTTAATTTTAAGGAAAACAGAGGTGGCGCTCCACAAACGCCACCGAGCACTGCAAGGCCACTTCCAGTAACAACGGCGGCAGATTTCATGCAATCCACCCCTCCTCAGCATATCAGCACCATTCTCTTGGAAGAGAATTCACCACATGGCGACAGGCCCTTGCTGGGTGCTGATGCCTCCATAGTTTGCCAGAGCATTCCTAAGAAATCATCCCCTTCTCTGTTTCCAAAACAAAAGCTTTTTACTTTCCCTTCCAAAGAGAGGAGAAGCTTCACCGAAATGGACACTGGAGAAGAAGACGACTTCATGGAGATTCCTGGCATGACAAGACATGACAAAGAGCAGGATATCAAGACAAACTGctatggggaaaaacacaaaGATGGGAACCATTTAACAGAAGAGCCTCGAGTCAGCTCTTCTTCCCCCAAAATATTGGGGCAAAACTGTACACAAGACATTTACTGTGTCGGGGGGGATGTAAAAGGGGACAATAGCCAAGAAGGTCACAAAATGGAAAACCACTTGTTTCCCCCAGAAATCCATACAAATCCTGGAGAAACTGGCTACTGTCCCACACGGGAAACCAGCATGTGA